From Xylocopilactobacillus apis, a single genomic window includes:
- the trmB gene encoding tRNA (guanosine(46)-N7)-methyltransferase TrmB, which translates to MRMKRKPWADELYEQNQNFYKKFPYDIKGNWHNFFGNDKPIELEIGSGKGGFITQLAKIHPEKNFIALEINEMALAYLLRKQFELKLPNLFLIIGDAKEVDQYFEKQEINNIYLNFSDPWPKSRHEKRRLTSPGFLDRYQKILNKNGKLTFKTDNQSLFIYSIKTIANKSEAIIDKLTFDLHNSEFVKENVETEYEIKFSKKGAPIYMLEAHFKKGDKDE; encoded by the coding sequence TTGAGAATGAAAAGAAAGCCGTGGGCTGACGAATTATACGAACAAAATCAAAATTTTTATAAAAAATTCCCTTACGACATTAAAGGAAATTGGCATAACTTTTTTGGTAACGATAAACCAATTGAATTAGAGATTGGTTCAGGGAAGGGTGGCTTTATCACTCAATTAGCCAAAATTCATCCTGAAAAAAATTTTATTGCCTTAGAAATTAATGAAATGGCTTTAGCTTATCTGTTAAGAAAACAATTTGAACTTAAGCTGCCTAATTTGTTTTTAATTATTGGAGACGCGAAAGAAGTTGATCAATATTTTGAAAAACAAGAAATCAACAATATTTACTTAAATTTTTCAGATCCATGGCCAAAGTCTAGACACGAAAAAAGACGATTAACTTCTCCAGGATTTTTAGATCGTTATCAAAAAATTTTGAATAAAAATGGAAAGTTGACATTTAAAACTGATAATCAAAGTTTATTTATCTATTCGATTAAAACTATTGCCAATAAATCAGAAGCAATAATTGATAAACTTACATTTGATTTACACAACAGTGAATTTGTAAAAGAAAACGTAGAAACAGAATACGAAATTAAATTTTCAAAAAAAGGTGCCCCTATTTATATGTTAGAAGCCCATTTTAAAAAAGGAGATAAAGATGAATAA
- a CDS encoding BspA family leucine-rich repeat surface protein → MSWKKVRLPFLFIIGLMVLLAFSRFMPKDNSRASGLPYIQSKNSADLSNSSTQNGKLVSQERRRIEPRILGSVVKTNDFRLKVDSQVNSSNQPFEVLDWDSIPDVNDGYLVQRTTDPTIPATDVGWTNPPTNYGKQVKILNVYPPGGNFLQAWMNQDNGSGQPVSMGLIEVTPVLLSDFNQNPNGYLKDSSGKYLYDGIYFGSEDDNGGWVAGVNDLTALSQSAVADFGETGRSVIFGHDTISYWNHQYFNTFANKLGLLLGSRLPPNYTTNSLDTVDLLVGSTKVQFEQDGFLNRYPYNMDPSFTYTIQASHTSGQYYTYNQGGTRWMKFQTPLTFGGKPDGRVFDTGLVYDDQHNLIGDNNYYLVTKNNYAMIQTGNITGACTPDEAKIIANMLYYTSTLNTTTHGEDHTVKDNAAPNMPWANVTTDSSKATINVGASDQGTDYFYRVKAKTASTTKYSDVVRSTVTSGVKGYIYQIDDNPNGVVTPVKNANGEVTNINLMPDGTGVATLNVTRNDGAGKYLHVLAVDNNNNYDLARTQTINLGNYLWWNVDSAGNLTIYPHELNLNVDYVLDQYGNKRWPWFDQVSKVKKAIIKPGVSARSSLKELFSSLYNMTIIEGLELIDTSNVTDMSKMFSYCRLLTQVDVSKLKTGKVTDMSYMFYQCNVLPVIDVSGFDTSQVTNMYEMFEYCGAVETLAVNSWNTSNVTNMRELFCYCGNLKNLDVTNFNTSKVLTMQSMFNGCSKLTSIDVTKFDTGQVTDMSGMFIDCSSLTNLDVTHFDTKNVTTMDSMFSDCSRLTSLDVTKFNTSKVHGMAGMFTSCSSLTSLDVTKFDTSQVGNMYNMFQNCSSLTSVDVTHFNTSKASNFQKMFDGCTNLKDLDVSHFDTSQSEGFIYMFRNCSSLKVLDVSHFVTSNAIQFVSMFENCSSLTSLDLSLFDTSRCINQGDFLKNTPALWKLTLGPKCNLVLKPVGTMMTDPTPGTEIEDLVNQSPVYYCTSPRWQLVDVAKGGDDHNALGDFKTAAQIYSDSGIVHTDTRTYVWDQSGKQTLTTTSYIEFGSHQSSEKIDYHSSAQNFSEYDNRNVRQGKTWKIEAAVSKKMQLDTDSTKIIGGNPLWFNDTGTGSQYNLTTIAQPVYTGTAGTGYQETNSIPWSLDFKAKPVDIPTHGHYTGQVTFTLVNTSGI, encoded by the coding sequence ATGAGTTGGAAAAAAGTCAGATTACCATTTCTTTTTATAATAGGATTAATGGTACTGTTGGCTTTTAGCCGTTTTATGCCAAAAGATAATAGTCGGGCTAGTGGTTTACCCTACATTCAAAGTAAAAATTCAGCTGATCTGTCTAATTCTTCAACTCAAAATGGAAAGTTAGTCTCGCAAGAACGGAGGAGGATTGAGCCAAGGATTCTTGGAAGTGTCGTCAAAACTAATGATTTTCGTTTAAAAGTCGATAGTCAAGTTAATAGCTCTAATCAGCCATTTGAAGTTTTAGATTGGGATAGTATTCCTGATGTAAATGATGGTTACTTAGTTCAGCGTACAACCGATCCGACTATTCCAGCAACTGATGTCGGGTGGACTAATCCGCCAACTAATTATGGAAAACAAGTTAAAATTTTAAATGTTTATCCGCCAGGAGGAAATTTTTTACAAGCCTGGATGAATCAGGATAACGGGTCTGGTCAACCAGTTTCAATGGGCCTAATTGAAGTTACACCCGTATTGTTGTCAGATTTCAATCAAAATCCCAATGGATATTTAAAAGATAGCTCGGGTAAATATCTTTACGATGGGATTTATTTTGGTTCAGAAGATGATAATGGGGGGTGGGTCGCTGGCGTTAATGATCTTACAGCACTATCTCAAAGCGCCGTCGCTGATTTTGGTGAGACCGGCAGATCAGTTATTTTTGGACACGATACAATATCGTATTGGAATCATCAATATTTTAATACTTTTGCCAATAAGCTCGGCTTATTGCTCGGAAGTAGACTGCCTCCAAACTATACAACAAACTCTTTAGACACAGTAGATTTACTGGTAGGGTCAACAAAGGTTCAGTTCGAGCAGGATGGCTTTTTAAATCGCTATCCTTATAACATGGATCCCAGTTTCACGTATACAATTCAAGCTAGCCATACTAGTGGACAATACTATACCTACAATCAAGGCGGAACTCGATGGATGAAGTTTCAAACACCTTTAACTTTCGGAGGAAAGCCTGACGGCCGAGTTTTTGACACAGGATTGGTTTATGACGATCAACATAATTTAATTGGAGATAATAACTACTATCTCGTGACAAAAAATAATTATGCGATGATTCAGACGGGAAATATCACGGGAGCATGTACGCCTGACGAGGCTAAGATTATTGCTAACATGCTTTACTATACAAGCACACTAAATACAACAACCCACGGTGAGGATCATACAGTTAAAGATAACGCTGCACCAAACATGCCATGGGCAAACGTGACTACTGATAGTAGTAAAGCAACTATTAATGTCGGTGCTAGTGATCAGGGAACTGATTATTTTTATCGAGTAAAGGCTAAAACTGCAAGTACAACAAAATATTCAGACGTTGTCAGATCTACCGTTACAAGTGGGGTTAAGGGATATATTTATCAAATTGATGATAACCCTAATGGCGTGGTAACACCCGTCAAAAACGCCAATGGTGAAGTTACTAATATTAACCTAATGCCAGATGGAACTGGTGTGGCAACACTTAATGTAACCCGTAACGATGGAGCTGGAAAATATCTACATGTCTTGGCTGTTGACAACAATAATAATTATGACCTTGCCAGAACTCAAACGATAAATTTAGGCAATTACCTGTGGTGGAACGTTGATAGTGCAGGAAATTTAACAATTTATCCACATGAGCTGAACTTAAACGTTGATTATGTTCTTGATCAATATGGTAATAAACGGTGGCCGTGGTTTGATCAAGTTAGTAAGGTTAAAAAAGCAATAATTAAACCAGGAGTGAGTGCCAGGTCGTCTTTAAAAGAATTATTTAGTTCTTTATATAATATGACTATTATTGAAGGACTGGAGCTAATCGATACGAGTAATGTTACCGATATGTCAAAAATGTTTAGCTATTGCCGCCTTTTAACGCAAGTTGATGTTAGTAAGTTAAAAACTGGTAAAGTAACCGATATGAGTTATATGTTTTATCAGTGTAATGTCTTACCTGTAATTGATGTCAGTGGTTTTGATACAAGTCAAGTTACAAATATGTATGAAATGTTCGAATATTGCGGGGCAGTAGAAACTTTGGCTGTTAATTCCTGGAATACGAGCAATGTTACTAATATGAGAGAACTTTTTTGCTACTGCGGAAATTTAAAGAATTTAGATGTAACCAATTTTAATACAAGTAAAGTTTTGACTATGCAAAGCATGTTCAATGGTTGTAGTAAATTAACGAGTATAGATGTCACTAAATTTGATACAGGTCAAGTTACTGATATGTCTGGAATGTTTATAGACTGCAGTTCTTTAACAAATCTTGATGTAACTCATTTTGACACCAAAAATGTAACAACTATGGATTCAATGTTTAGTGACTGTTCAAGATTAACGAGCCTTGATGTAACAAAGTTTAATACTAGTAAGGTTCATGGTATGGCTGGGATGTTTACGAGTTGTTCATCTTTAACGAGCCTTGATGTCACCAAATTTGACACTTCGCAAGTAGGGAATATGTATAATATGTTTCAAAATTGTAGTAGTCTGACAAGCGTTGATGTTACTCATTTTAATACTAGCAAAGCGTCCAATTTTCAAAAGATGTTTGATGGGTGTACAAACTTAAAAGATCTTGATGTGAGTCATTTCGACACCAGTCAATCAGAGGGCTTTATCTATATGTTTAGAAATTGCAGTTCCTTGAAGGTCCTTGATGTAAGTCACTTTGTTACAAGCAATGCCATTCAATTTGTATCGATGTTTGAAAATTGTTCTTCTTTAACCAGCTTAGACTTAAGTTTATTTGATACAAGTCGCTGTATTAATCAAGGAGATTTTCTTAAAAATACGCCCGCGCTTTGGAAATTGACTTTAGGGCCAAAATGCAATTTGGTTTTAAAACCTGTAGGAACTATGATGACCGATCCAACACCAGGAACAGAGATTGAAGATTTAGTAAATCAATCACCTGTATATTACTGTACTAGTCCGCGCTGGCAATTAGTTGATGTTGCTAAAGGAGGAGACGATCATAATGCATTAGGCGATTTTAAAACGGCCGCACAAATATACAGTGATTCTGGCATTGTGCACACGGACACTAGGACCTATGTTTGGGATCAAAGCGGCAAACAAACTCTAACAACTACTTCATATATTGAATTTGGAAGTCATCAATCTTCGGAAAAGATTGATTACCATAGTTCAGCGCAAAATTTCTCTGAATATGATAACCGTAATGTCCGACAAGGAAAAACTTGGAAGATTGAAGCGGCAGTAAGTAAAAAAATGCAGTTGGATACTGATTCAACTAAAATTATCGGGGGCAATCCGCTTTGGTTCAATGATACTGGCACCGGCAGTCAATATAATTTAACAACTATAGCGCAGCCGGTTTACACCGGAACTGCAGGTACAGGTTATCAAGAAACAAATTCTATTCCTTGGAGTTTAGATTTTAAAGCTAAACCCGTAGATATTCCGACCCATGGTCACTATACTGGGCAGGTTACGTTTACACTGGTAAATACTTCAGGTATTTAA
- a CDS encoding peptidylprolyl isomerase gives MQKKFLAGTILSVSLLLVGCSSGSKNVATMKGKTITQDDYYTALKESQSGKSTLQNLVLADALEQKYGSKVKQSDINKQYKKLEDQYGSSLPSMLKQSGYTESSYKKVLRNGLLATQALKDKQPESSKKFKDALKDAWKNYSPKITVQLILVDTEKKAKDVLKEFEADPTTKNFAKLAKKYSKDTSSKNNDGKTTPFDPKSSSTGLDPNFVSAAGKLAKVGDYTKTPVKYGNGNGYFLIRLVDKPGKGNLSDHEKELTDQIYNQWQRDTTVMNPIYGKVLKEVDAKVVDKDMKDVLSSFYQTQSNSNQQGATQQQGGSTSGN, from the coding sequence ATGCAAAAAAAGTTTTTAGCAGGAACGATTTTATCTGTTTCACTCCTGCTTGTAGGTTGTTCTAGCGGCAGTAAAAATGTTGCTACAATGAAAGGTAAAACAATTACCCAGGATGATTACTATACAGCTTTAAAAGAATCACAGTCTGGGAAATCAACTTTGCAGAACCTAGTGTTGGCTGATGCTCTTGAGCAAAAATATGGCAGCAAGGTTAAGCAGTCAGATATTAATAAACAATATAAAAAGCTTGAAGATCAATATGGTTCTTCGTTACCTAGTATGCTTAAGCAAAGTGGTTATACTGAATCATCTTATAAGAAGGTGCTTCGTAATGGCTTATTAGCTACTCAAGCTTTAAAAGACAAACAGCCTGAAAGCAGTAAGAAGTTTAAAGATGCTCTTAAAGATGCGTGGAAGAACTATTCCCCTAAAATAACTGTTCAACTTATTTTAGTTGATACTGAAAAGAAAGCTAAAGATGTATTAAAAGAATTTGAAGCTGATCCAACTACTAAGAACTTTGCAAAATTAGCTAAGAAATATTCTAAAGATACATCTTCTAAGAATAATGATGGAAAGACTACTCCTTTTGATCCTAAATCATCTTCAACTGGATTAGATCCGAACTTTGTTTCTGCTGCTGGTAAATTAGCTAAAGTTGGAGATTATACAAAGACTCCAGTTAAATACGGTAACGGGAATGGTTATTTCCTTATTAGGTTAGTAGATAAACCTGGCAAAGGTAATTTATCTGATCACGAAAAAGAATTAACTGATCAAATTTATAACCAATGGCAAAGAGATACTACTGTTATGAATCCAATTTATGGCAAGGTATTAAAAGAAGTTGATGCTAAAGTTGTTGATAAAGATATGAAAGATGTTTTATCCTCATTCTATCAAACTCAAAGTAATAGTAACCAGCAAGGTGCTACACAGCAACAAGGTGGTTCAACTTCTGGCAATTAA
- a CDS encoding HIT family protein → MNDCIFCKIINGEVPSYKIYENEFVYSFLDLSQTTYGHTLLVPRKHVQDIFAYDENLAKNVFSSVPLIAKTLEESLTGLKGLNIINNNGTIAGQSVFHSHIHFIPRYNDKDTFTLKFTDNSKSYSENDLTGLANKMSEKIKNEN, encoded by the coding sequence TTGAACGATTGTATTTTTTGTAAAATTATAAATGGAGAGGTTCCTAGCTACAAAATTTATGAAAATGAATTTGTTTATTCTTTTTTGGACCTCTCACAAACAACATATGGACACACACTTTTAGTTCCTAGAAAACATGTTCAGGATATTTTTGCATACGATGAAAATCTTGCAAAAAACGTTTTTAGTTCCGTACCTTTAATTGCAAAAACACTTGAAGAGAGTCTAACGGGTCTAAAAGGATTAAATATCATTAATAATAATGGAACTATTGCCGGACAATCAGTCTTTCATTCACATATCCATTTTATACCCCGCTATAATGACAAGGATACCTTCACTTTAAAATTTACAGATAATTCTAAGTCATATAGTGAAAATGACTTAACTGGTCTTGCCAATAAGATGTCGGAGAAAATAAAAAATGAAAATTAA
- a CDS encoding ABC transporter ATP-binding protein, producing MSLKLLHVSGGYSNLLIIRDISFEIKKGEVLALIGLNGAGKSTTIKHILGLLTPASGEITIDGLSIKEDFSNYESKIAYVPEQPIFYQQLTLKEHLDLVMEVYHSNDKETKERADNLLEMFRLSDKLDWLPVHFSKGMQQKMMLTSAFMLDPELIIIDEPFVGLDPVAIDDLLHLIKQRKDEGKSILMSTHILANAQDLADKFVLLNRGRIKAQGNLQEIGQTVGMENASLEEIYLKVAKSENSK from the coding sequence ATGTCACTTAAATTATTGCACGTGTCCGGGGGTTATTCAAATTTATTAATCATCCGTGACATTAGCTTTGAAATTAAAAAAGGTGAAGTTTTAGCTCTGATCGGGCTTAATGGAGCCGGTAAATCAACAACTATTAAACATATTTTAGGTCTTCTTACTCCGGCATCCGGCGAAATTACAATCGACGGATTATCTATTAAAGAAGATTTTTCGAACTATGAAAGTAAAATTGCTTATGTTCCAGAACAGCCCATTTTTTATCAACAACTGACTTTAAAAGAACATCTAGATCTAGTAATGGAAGTTTATCATTCAAATGATAAAGAAACAAAAGAAAGAGCTGATAATTTATTAGAAATGTTTCGCTTATCAGACAAGCTGGATTGGCTGCCCGTTCATTTTTCAAAAGGAATGCAGCAAAAAATGATGTTAACCAGTGCTTTCATGCTTGATCCTGAACTAATAATTATTGATGAGCCTTTTGTTGGCCTTGATCCAGTAGCAATTGATGACCTTTTGCATTTGATTAAACAAAGAAAAGACGAGGGCAAATCAATTTTAATGTCAACTCACATTTTAGCAAATGCACAAGATTTGGCTGATAAATTTGTTTTATTAAATCGTGGACGAATCAAAGCACAAGGTAATTTACAAGAAATTGGTCAAACTGTTGGGATGGAAAATGCTAGTCTCGAAGAGATTTATTTAAAAGTTGCAAAATCCGAGAATTCCAAATGA
- a CDS encoding thioredoxin family protein produces the protein MNKFSGNEGDLNQGLNILVFTADWCGDCKFIKPFMPLVEKEYSQFNFIEIDIDQHKELAEKMSVKGIPSFIALNNGEEIGRFVNGDRKTKEEIDQFISGLKYK, from the coding sequence ATGAATAAATTTAGCGGAAATGAAGGAGACTTAAATCAAGGTCTGAATATTTTAGTATTTACGGCTGACTGGTGCGGTGATTGCAAGTTTATTAAACCTTTCATGCCATTAGTAGAAAAAGAATATTCTCAATTTAATTTTATTGAAATTGATATTGACCAACACAAAGAATTAGCAGAAAAAATGTCGGTTAAGGGAATTCCGAGTTTTATAGCTCTTAACAATGGTGAAGAAATTGGAAGATTTGTTAACGGAGATCGAAAAACAAAGGAAGAAATAGATCAATTTATTAGTGGGTTAAAGTATAAATGA
- the ytpR gene encoding YtpR family tRNA-binding protein, protein MIIASINQPAFGDSIWLDFSKNSDTDFKVYKKEDIVVIEDSNDKLIGLNLLNWSNKLNINKNSGFIPISSDEIELISQKLPEFKDFLISELKRPYFVVGVIKEIKEHPKLQKLKIIKVEIGQKELLQLVSGSINLKVGLKTVVAQTGAIMPNGSKILASKIGGIESPGALCNRADLNLSSPEIKGAIEIDDSSIQPGSDYASVENIIY, encoded by the coding sequence ATGATAATTGCAAGTATTAATCAACCAGCTTTTGGGGACAGCATTTGGCTTGATTTTAGTAAAAATTCAGATACTGATTTCAAAGTTTATAAAAAAGAAGATATCGTAGTTATTGAAGATTCTAATGATAAATTGATTGGTCTCAATTTATTAAATTGGAGTAATAAATTAAACATAAATAAGAATAGTGGTTTTATTCCGATTTCAAGCGATGAAATTGAACTTATTTCCCAAAAATTGCCTGAATTTAAGGATTTTTTAATTTCTGAGTTAAAGAGGCCTTACTTTGTAGTAGGTGTTATTAAAGAAATAAAAGAACATCCAAAACTTCAAAAGCTAAAGATTATCAAAGTTGAAATTGGTCAAAAAGAGCTTCTTCAATTAGTTTCAGGATCGATCAATTTAAAAGTTGGTCTTAAAACCGTAGTTGCCCAAACTGGAGCAATTATGCCAAATGGCAGCAAAATATTGGCTTCAAAAATAGGGGGAATTGAAAGCCCTGGAGCACTATGTAATCGAGCTGACTTAAATTTAAGTTCCCCTGAAATTAAAGGAGCTATTGAAATTGATGATTCAAGTATTCAACCAGGAAGTGACTATGCTTCTGTTGAAAATATCATTTACTAA
- a CDS encoding Mu transposase domain-containing protein, which translates to MEKTFFQRDYHVNVESQFYSVPYEYISNHVQNKLNKDLKEIELRVING; encoded by the coding sequence GTGGAAAAAACTTTTTTTCAAAGAGATTACCACGTCAACGTTGAAAGTCAATTTTATAGCGTTCCCTACGAGTATATATCAAATCATGTTCAGAACAAACTGAACAAAGACCTAAAGGAAATCGAATTGCGAGTCATAAACGGTTAA
- a CDS encoding ABC transporter permease encodes MKKIYHNRFQENLANNSKYLRYVFNDHFILILFILMGYLAYLYSQNLNSILSLNPYLLRAIIAIIFFIELNSFNYVTLLKRPDQSFLLPAISKFKENFAFATTYSMALPTITFALSSLAVFPIINKLDHTHGPFVWILILAGLICLQLALFNSFKSKIYGKFSGLKFNISILFLNLIVMIPIVVGKYYLFLGLSFLYLILSAAIDKIKKESIFKVDFSIDSEIRRQSRINKFYSLFVDLPDSEIQIKRRKYLDFVKSNKSSQKNLFWKTFLRAGNYLGLFLRLLLINVIILLLFRNSIFSLILSFILLYLLLFQLIPIYQQVISNFWFRIFPTKKSNWIKLFQKFLIEIGVTYTIINSLVMMDNYHYNFINAFIFLGGGIVFTILITKLYITSRIRKIFNH; translated from the coding sequence ATGAAAAAAATCTATCATAACCGTTTTCAAGAAAATTTAGCCAACAATAGTAAATACTTAAGGTATGTATTTAACGATCACTTTATTCTGATTTTATTTATTTTAATGGGATATTTAGCTTATCTTTATTCTCAAAATTTGAATTCAATTTTAAGCCTTAATCCGTACTTACTTAGGGCAATAATAGCTATTATTTTTTTTATTGAACTTAATAGTTTTAATTATGTAACTCTGCTTAAGAGGCCAGATCAGAGTTTTTTATTACCAGCTATTAGTAAATTTAAAGAAAATTTTGCATTTGCAACAACTTACAGTATGGCTCTACCGACCATTACTTTTGCTTTAAGTAGTTTAGCTGTATTTCCAATTATTAATAAACTAGATCATACCCATGGTCCTTTTGTTTGGATATTGATTTTAGCTGGACTCATTTGCCTGCAGTTAGCATTATTTAATAGCTTTAAAAGTAAAATTTATGGCAAATTTTCTGGATTAAAATTTAACATATCAATTTTATTTTTGAATTTAATTGTCATGATTCCTATCGTTGTTGGAAAATATTATTTATTTTTAGGATTATCCTTCTTGTATTTAATCTTATCGGCTGCAATTGATAAGATTAAAAAAGAATCAATCTTTAAAGTTGATTTTTCGATTGATTCCGAAATAAGGAGACAAAGTCGAATTAATAAATTTTATTCACTGTTTGTTGATTTGCCAGACAGTGAAATTCAAATAAAGAGAAGAAAATATTTAGATTTCGTTAAGTCTAATAAATCTTCTCAAAAGAATTTATTTTGGAAAACTTTTTTAAGAGCTGGAAACTACCTTGGCCTTTTTTTGAGATTACTTTTGATTAATGTAATTATTTTGCTTTTGTTTAGAAATTCTATCTTTTCATTAATTTTAAGTTTCATATTGCTATATTTATTGCTTTTTCAGTTAATTCCAATTTATCAGCAAGTGATTTCAAATTTTTGGTTTAGAATATTCCCGACAAAGAAAAGCAATTGGATTAAATTATTCCAAAAATTTTTGATTGAGATAGGTGTGACTTATACAATTATAAATTCATTAGTAATGATGGATAATTACCATTATAATTTTATTAATGCGTTTATCTTTTTGGGAGGTGGAATTGTTTTTACAATTTTAATTACTAAACTTTACATTACTTCTAGAATAAGGAAAATTTTTAACCATTGA